From a single Acidobacteriota bacterium genomic region:
- the ftsZ gene encoding cell division protein FtsZ, translating to MFIDEPPITGARIKVIGVGGGGGNAVNRMIAEGIKGVEFIVANTDLQALNASNAPIKIQLGNRSTRGLGAGSNPDTGRDAALEDHEKLLEVLEGSDMVFVTAGLGGGTGTGAAPIVASLAIELGALTVAVVTKPFGMEGRKRMAQAERGLAELRGCVDTIITIPNARLREVEENITVMDAFKKADEVLLQAVQGITDLITTPGVVNLDFADVTTVMKGRGVALMGVGRAKGPDAASKAMREALDYKLLEENSITGAKAALINVTGSSRMALGEIEDAIGMIESEADENADIIWGNVFRDDMEDEIKVTVIATGFDVAAEVAMPLPRAVPAVANGGGAAFIPVDSRGSEDLDVPTFIRRQAD from the coding sequence ATGTTTATCGACGAACCGCCCATCACCGGGGCCAGGATCAAGGTTATCGGCGTCGGCGGCGGCGGCGGGAACGCGGTGAACCGGATGATCGCAGAAGGGATCAAGGGCGTCGAGTTCATCGTGGCTAACACCGATCTCCAGGCTCTCAATGCCTCAAACGCTCCGATCAAGATCCAGCTCGGTAATCGCTCGACCCGCGGGCTCGGTGCGGGTTCGAATCCGGACACCGGCCGCGACGCCGCACTCGAAGATCACGAGAAACTTCTTGAGGTGCTAGAAGGTTCGGACATGGTCTTCGTTACCGCAGGGCTCGGCGGCGGAACGGGAACCGGTGCTGCTCCGATCGTTGCCTCGCTCGCGATCGAGCTAGGTGCTCTTACGGTTGCGGTGGTGACGAAACCCTTCGGCATGGAAGGCAGGAAGCGAATGGCCCAAGCCGAGCGAGGGCTGGCCGAGCTTCGCGGCTGCGTCGATACGATCATCACGATCCCGAACGCGCGTCTCCGCGAGGTGGAAGAAAACATCACCGTGATGGACGCGTTCAAGAAAGCGGACGAGGTTCTGTTGCAGGCGGTTCAGGGCATCACCGATCTGATCACAACGCCGGGCGTCGTCAATCTAGACTTCGCTGATGTGACCACTGTAATGAAGGGCCGCGGAGTTGCATTGATGGGTGTCGGCCGTGCGAAAGGTCCGGACGCCGCTTCAAAGGCGATGCGTGAAGCTCTTGATTACAAGCTGCTCGAAGAAAATTCGATCACGGGAGCGAAGGCCGCGCTGATCAACGTTACCGGAAGCTCGCGAATGGCCCTCGGCGAGATCGAGGACGCGATCGGTATGATCGAGAGCGAGGCCGACGAGAATGCGGACATTATCTGGGGGAACGTCTTCCGTGATGACATGGAGGACGAGATCAAGGTGACCGTCATCGCGACCGGATTCGATGTCGCGGCCGAGGTTGCGATGCCGCTGCCACGTGCGGTGCCGGCGGTTGCGAATGGGGGCGGTGCTGCTTTTATACCGGTCGATAGCCGCGGAAGCGAGGACCTGGACGTGCCGACTTTCATCCGACGGCAAGCGGATTGA
- the pdxA gene encoding 4-hydroxythreonine-4-phosphate dehydrogenase PdxA, translated as MTSSMPPLSNWGRPRIGITIGDAAGIGPEIVLKSLAENELHASADFLIIGDLAFLRSEAEKFGVDFDLTSGDTPEPGKAVVFDLKNLPESVVAGKEDAACGRAAGEYIEAAVKLWSEGRIDAVATAPISKHSLGLGGYAFPGHTEFLAALTGTEKFAMSFFAGSLRVVLLSTHLSLRDAIGRVTKERLAELIRFTSAELAKLLGRPVRLAVAGLNPHVSENGMFGSEEAEEMTPAIEHCRSEGIEVTGPFAADTVFLRCNSGEFDAVIACYHDQATIAVKCLSFGRGVNVTLGLPLIRTSVDHGTAFDIAGKGIAEHSSMMEAIRLAGELARTRPRDQKMQPEHANS; from the coding sequence ATGACGTCTTCGATGCCGCCGCTTTCAAATTGGGGCCGTCCCCGGATCGGTATTACCATCGGCGATGCCGCCGGCATCGGTCCCGAGATAGTACTCAAATCGTTAGCTGAAAATGAGTTGCACGCGTCCGCGGATTTTCTTATCATCGGCGATCTCGCATTCCTTCGCTCCGAGGCCGAGAAGTTCGGAGTCGATTTTGATTTGACCTCAGGTGATACGCCCGAGCCCGGCAAGGCGGTCGTATTTGACCTTAAGAATTTGCCCGAAAGCGTTGTCGCGGGCAAGGAAGACGCGGCGTGCGGACGGGCGGCAGGCGAATATATCGAGGCCGCGGTCAAACTTTGGAGCGAGGGCCGGATCGATGCCGTGGCGACCGCGCCGATCAGCAAGCATTCCTTAGGTCTAGGAGGCTACGCCTTTCCGGGACACACTGAATTCTTGGCGGCACTGACCGGCACCGAAAAGTTTGCGATGAGCTTTTTTGCGGGGTCGCTTCGGGTCGTTTTGCTTTCCACCCACCTCTCGCTGCGCGATGCGATCGGACGCGTTACGAAAGAGCGGCTTGCCGAACTGATCCGGTTCACTTCAGCCGAACTGGCGAAGCTTCTCGGCCGGCCCGTTCGTCTCGCCGTTGCCGGCTTGAACCCGCACGTTTCTGAAAATGGGATGTTTGGAAGCGAAGAGGCCGAAGAGATGACGCCGGCCATCGAGCACTGCCGAAGCGAAGGCATTGAGGTCACGGGACCGTTCGCGGCTGATACGGTCTTTTTGCGATGCAATTCGGGCGAGTTTGATGCCGTGATCGCGTGTTATCATGATCAGGCGACGATCGCAGTAAAGTGCCTTTCGTTTGGCCGCGGCGTGAATGTAACGCTCGGCCTGCCGCTGATCAGGACATCTGTCGACCACGGCACCGCGTTCGATATCGCAGGCAAAGGCATCGCTGAACACTCCAGTATGATGGAGGCGATAAGGCTTGCTGGCGAACTGGCGAGAACCCGGCCGCGAGATCAGAAAATGCAGCCTGAGCACGCAAATTCTTGA
- a CDS encoding response regulator: protein MSNRKLLIADDSVTIQKVIKLTFTEEGYEVLTAPDGASAMELLRAERPDIVMADVNMPGPDGYEICRAIRSDMNAHATPVVLLAGSFEPFDEQMASAVGASASVTKPFQSIRQLVHQVNQLVENSSIVENGELPAGLANDDANHSDIESLYQQSIHDPATSVETVEFEFSDQGLDDEMIETQYSGSSVDQTGPLPEQDYGDLAFEPEKQREQELSLPIIEESTAETQPMIEESWTNGDTDIETDEAASGFEQQADREDETVEFSTSDLASAMDYGSLDRENDGEHLVPVSDGFEFEPVVPQQEELLSDDDENSSASEPQSYSELTRTEEFPLATESGWNDVDLLEIPVVRSTSEPVRFTTESEAASIEGKERVIALSDELIERIATRVAEKINRPI, encoded by the coding sequence GTGAGCAACCGCAAGCTATTGATAGCAGACGATTCTGTAACGATACAAAAAGTAATTAAACTTACGTTCACTGAAGAGGGGTACGAGGTTCTCACCGCTCCGGACGGAGCATCCGCAATGGAACTGCTGCGGGCCGAGCGGCCGGACATCGTAATGGCGGACGTTAATATGCCCGGGCCTGACGGTTACGAGATCTGTCGTGCCATTCGCTCGGATATGAATGCCCACGCGACTCCGGTGGTTCTTCTCGCGGGCTCGTTCGAGCCCTTCGATGAGCAAATGGCATCGGCGGTCGGGGCTAGTGCCTCGGTCACAAAGCCCTTCCAATCCATCCGCCAGTTGGTCCATCAGGTCAATCAGCTTGTTGAAAATAGCTCGATCGTAGAGAACGGAGAATTGCCTGCCGGTTTGGCTAATGATGATGCGAACCATTCGGACATCGAATCGCTCTATCAACAAAGCATCCATGATCCGGCAACATCGGTAGAGACCGTGGAATTTGAATTCAGCGACCAAGGCCTTGACGATGAGATGATCGAGACCCAATACTCAGGGTCGTCTGTTGATCAAACAGGGCCGCTACCGGAGCAGGACTACGGAGACCTTGCGTTTGAGCCTGAGAAGCAGCGTGAGCAGGAGCTTTCCTTGCCTATCATCGAAGAATCAACCGCAGAAACCCAGCCGATGATCGAGGAAAGCTGGACAAATGGGGATACCGATATCGAAACGGACGAGGCTGCTTCCGGCTTCGAGCAGCAAGCTGATCGCGAGGATGAAACTGTTGAGTTCAGCACCTCAGATCTTGCTTCCGCGATGGATTATGGGTCGCTCGATCGCGAGAATGACGGCGAGCATCTGGTTCCGGTGAGCGACGGTTTCGAATTTGAGCCTGTCGTTCCTCAGCAAGAAGAATTGCTGTCGGATGACGACGAAAATTCCTCCGCTAGCGAGCCCCAGTCATATTCAGAACTCACCAGAACAGAAGAGTTTCCTCTAGCGACAGAATCCGGGTGGAACGATGTCGACCTTCTAGAGATTCCGGTGGTCAGGAGTACATCAGAGCCGGTTCGATTCACGACCGAAAGCGAAGCGGCGAGTATCGAAGGCAAGGAACGAGTTATCGCTCTTTCCGATGAGTTGATCGAACGGATCGCAACTAGGGTCGCCGAGAAGATAAATCGGCCGATCTAA
- a CDS encoding valine--tRNA ligase — protein sequence MAKAYDPKTAEESHYQRWEANGCFAPEINEDPAAPTYSIVIPPPNVTGSLHMGHALQHTIMDVLTRWKRMQGYRTLWLPGTDHAGISVQRKVVEQLKKDEGKSPLDIGREEFVRRAWAWKEQYGNTITEQMRREGASVDWSRHRFTMDESLSLAVRNVFCTLYKEGWIYRGLRIVNWCPRDKTVLSDLEVKEETKKDGKLVYLKYPVKGTERTITVATTRPETMLGDTAVAVNPSDERYKDMIGKTVELPLTEREIPIIADEYVEAEFGTGAVKITPAHDPNDYLVGERHGLEQLLVMNEDGTMNAAAGKDFDGIDRFAARTMVVERFEELGLLEKIDDYEVSLPICERCKTVVEPILSKQWFVKMDEMRDIALELMRSEGVPHFHPQVPHEKVYTTWLENLKDWTISRQLWWGHQIPAWYDEEGNVFVARTEAEAKEKAGGKELKQDQDVLDTWFSSGLWAFSTFGWTGEVSSEPSAVSSQDVGSDMLTAHRSPLTDLETFLPTDVLVTGRDIIFLWVSRMIMLTKKFAGKKAFEDVVVTGTVLAKDGKPMSKGRGNGVDPIEMFDKFGVDATRVYLASIATGADIRWNDSGIETYRNFANKIWNATRFCLMNSENAAVDHASLMDRSALSLPDRWIISRLNQTAMDVNRSLSRYEFHTAVSLLYHFVWDDFCDWYIELKKDEINAGDVDATSRILTILEIALRMLHPFMPYLTEELWLKLPGTSSQMHAKAYQNAETTIMLAAFPPGDVSAVDAAAEAEMQLVIDTIRRVRNIRTEMNIKPSDRVAVHVAAAAEQQAILAANEAQILKLARADKLVLGDTLAVPKASAKAVITNAEIAVPLEGLIDFDKERERLQNQINKLDVELQRLNGQLSNEDFVNKAPAEKVEALGSRKTEIEQQTATLKTNLEALN from the coding sequence ATCGCTAAAGCCTACGACCCCAAAACGGCTGAGGAAAGCCATTATCAGCGTTGGGAAGCAAACGGGTGTTTCGCTCCCGAGATCAATGAAGATCCTGCGGCGCCGACGTATTCGATCGTAATTCCGCCGCCGAATGTAACGGGCTCGCTGCACATGGGCCACGCTCTTCAGCACACGATTATGGACGTGCTGACCCGCTGGAAGCGGATGCAGGGCTATCGGACGCTCTGGCTTCCGGGCACCGACCACGCCGGAATTTCGGTCCAGCGAAAGGTCGTCGAACAGCTTAAGAAAGACGAGGGCAAGTCGCCGCTCGACATCGGCCGCGAAGAGTTTGTCCGGCGGGCATGGGCCTGGAAAGAGCAGTACGGCAACACGATCACCGAGCAAATGCGCCGCGAGGGAGCCTCGGTCGATTGGTCGCGGCATCGCTTTACGATGGATGAGAGCCTCTCGCTCGCCGTTCGCAACGTTTTCTGCACGCTCTACAAAGAGGGCTGGATCTATCGCGGTCTTCGGATCGTCAACTGGTGCCCGAGGGATAAGACCGTTCTCTCCGACCTTGAAGTAAAAGAAGAGACCAAAAAAGACGGCAAGCTCGTTTACCTGAAATATCCGGTAAAGGGAACCGAGCGAACGATCACGGTCGCGACCACACGTCCGGAAACGATGCTCGGCGATACAGCCGTTGCCGTTAATCCCTCGGACGAACGTTACAAAGACATGATCGGCAAAACCGTCGAGCTGCCGCTTACCGAACGCGAGATACCGATCATTGCCGATGAATATGTCGAAGCTGAGTTCGGAACCGGTGCGGTAAAGATCACGCCGGCACACGACCCGAACGACTATCTCGTCGGCGAGCGGCATGGGCTCGAGCAACTTCTCGTGATGAACGAGGACGGCACGATGAACGCCGCCGCCGGCAAAGACTTCGACGGGATCGATCGCTTTGCGGCCCGCACGATGGTCGTCGAACGGTTCGAGGAACTCGGGCTGCTTGAGAAGATCGACGACTATGAGGTCTCGCTGCCGATCTGCGAACGCTGTAAAACGGTGGTCGAGCCGATCCTTTCAAAGCAATGGTTCGTCAAGATGGACGAGATGCGTGACATCGCTCTCGAGCTTATGCGGTCTGAAGGCGTTCCGCACTTTCACCCGCAGGTCCCGCACGAAAAGGTCTATACAACATGGCTTGAGAATCTGAAAGATTGGACGATCTCGCGGCAGCTTTGGTGGGGACATCAGATACCGGCCTGGTACGACGAAGAGGGCAACGTTTTCGTTGCCCGCACCGAGGCCGAAGCGAAAGAAAAAGCCGGCGGCAAGGAACTTAAACAAGACCAAGACGTACTTGATACCTGGTTTTCGTCGGGGCTCTGGGCCTTTTCAACGTTCGGTTGGACTGGAGAGGTGAGCAGTGAGCCGTCAGCAGTTAGCAGTCAGGACGTGGGCTCAGATATGCTCACCGCTCACCGCTCACCGCTCACCGATCTGGAAACTTTCCTCCCGACAGACGTGCTCGTTACCGGCCGCGACATAATCTTCCTTTGGGTTTCGCGGATGATAATGCTGACGAAGAAATTCGCCGGTAAGAAGGCATTCGAAGACGTCGTTGTTACCGGAACGGTTTTAGCCAAAGATGGTAAGCCAATGTCGAAAGGTCGCGGAAATGGGGTTGATCCCATCGAGATGTTCGATAAATTCGGTGTGGACGCGACGCGAGTTTATCTGGCCTCTATTGCAACGGGCGCAGATATCAGGTGGAACGACTCTGGAATAGAAACCTACCGAAACTTCGCCAACAAGATCTGGAACGCCACGCGTTTTTGCCTGATGAATTCCGAGAATGCGGCTGTGGACCACGCGAGTTTAATGGATCGGTCAGCCCTTTCGCTTCCGGACAGGTGGATCATTTCGCGGCTGAACCAGACGGCGATGGATGTTAACAGGTCGCTTTCGAGGTATGAGTTCCACACGGCGGTTTCATTGCTTTATCACTTTGTCTGGGACGATTTCTGCGATTGGTACATCGAGCTAAAGAAGGACGAGATCAACGCCGGTGATGTCGACGCGACGTCGCGGATCCTGACCATTCTTGAGATCGCCCTGCGGATGCTCCATCCATTTATGCCGTATCTGACCGAGGAACTCTGGCTGAAACTCCCGGGAACCTCGTCACAAATGCATGCCAAGGCGTATCAGAATGCCGAGACGACGATAATGCTCGCGGCGTTTCCGCCGGGTGACGTGAGTGCGGTCGATGCGGCTGCCGAGGCCGAAATGCAGCTCGTGATCGATACGATCCGCCGGGTTCGCAACATTAGAACCGAGATGAACATCAAGCCCTCGGACCGCGTGGCCGTTCATGTCGCGGCCGCCGCAGAGCAACAGGCGATCCTTGCGGCCAATGAGGCGCAGATATTAAAGCTTGCTCGGGCTGATAAACTTGTGCTCGGCGATACTCTTGCTGTCCCGAAGGCCTCGGCGAAAGCCGTTATCACAAACGCCGAGATTGCGGTGCCGCTCGAGGGGCTGATCGACTTCGACAAGGAACGCGAAAGATTGCAGAACCAGATCAACAAACTTGATGTAGAATTGCAGCGTCTAAACGGGCAGCTTTCAAACGAAGATTTCGTCAACAAAGCCCCGGCCGAAAAGGTCGAAGCTTTGGGGTCAAGGAAAACCGAAATAGAACAGCAGACCGCAACCTTAAAGACAAATTTGGAGGCACTTAATTAA
- the nadC gene encoding carboxylating nicotinate-nucleotide diphosphorylase, protein MYWLDNGEVISAIGQFLAEDIGRGDITTSATVPDEVRGVGRFLAKEYLVICGMNVAEAVFLHLDPDIPEIETGFQDGDEVEEGTIFGSLKGYADVLLTGERVALNLLQRMSGVATLTRQYVRAVEGTNAAIVDTRKTTPGLRLLEKYAVTVGGGKNHRMGLDDGVLIKDNHITLAGGVTEAVIAAKKKVGHLHKIEVEITNWAQLREAIEAGADIVMLDNQSPEEAAKLVEMSRNLNPNVLIEASGGMDLDRVRSYAEAGVDLISVGRLTHSARAMDISFKIQTA, encoded by the coding sequence ATGTACTGGTTAGATAACGGAGAGGTCATCTCGGCGATCGGACAATTTCTGGCGGAAGACATCGGCCGCGGTGATATTACTACATCGGCGACGGTCCCGGACGAGGTTCGCGGCGTCGGCCGATTCTTGGCCAAGGAATATCTGGTCATCTGCGGGATGAATGTCGCTGAGGCCGTATTTCTTCATCTTGACCCGGATATTCCCGAGATCGAAACCGGATTCCAGGACGGCGACGAGGTCGAGGAAGGCACGATCTTCGGCTCGCTAAAGGGTTACGCTGATGTGCTGCTGACCGGCGAGCGCGTCGCGCTTAATCTGCTCCAGCGAATGTCCGGCGTGGCGACGCTTACACGGCAATACGTCCGAGCCGTCGAGGGAACGAATGCGGCGATAGTCGATACCCGCAAGACAACTCCCGGCCTTCGCTTGCTAGAAAAATATGCCGTAACGGTCGGCGGCGGAAAGAATCATCGGATGGGGCTCGATGATGGCGTGCTGATCAAGGACAACCACATCACACTCGCCGGCGGTGTGACCGAGGCGGTCATCGCAGCGAAAAAGAAGGTCGGGCATCTGCACAAGATCGAGGTCGAGATCACCAATTGGGCCCAGCTTCGCGAGGCGATCGAGGCCGGTGCGGATATCGTTATGCTCGATAATCAGTCGCCCGAAGAAGCGGCAAAGCTGGTCGAAATGTCGCGCAACCTGAACCCGAACGTTCTTATTGAAGCCTCGGGCGGAATGGACCTCGACCGTGTTCGTTCCTATGCCGAGGCAGGAGTTGACCTAATATCGGTCGGCCGACTGACACATTCGGCGCGGGCGATGGATATCTCCTTCAAGATCCAGACCGCTTAA
- a CDS encoding CPBP family intramembrane metalloprotease codes for MPVSSIFFGPDGVLRSGWRFAVFSALFIVAWVIVTVSAFALASPFGIETGAGSATFLLINGVFTTAAALLIGWLCARTFERLPFSSLGASFSSGWLQNLAIGSLLGAATLSLAIGIAWAFGGVSFAMNQAGASAILQTLALTFAVFFAAGAAEEALFRGYIFQTFDRSRLTLFAIVLTSLLFATVHNANPNASVFSWSNTFLAGIWFAVAYLRTRDLWFATGLHVMWNWMQGAFFGIEVSGLKELIPAPFLVKADAGPVWLTGGDYGLEGGIACTVALLFSTALIWFVPGLKRSGS; via the coding sequence ATGCCGGTTTCGTCGATATTTTTCGGGCCTGATGGAGTGCTGAGAAGCGGTTGGCGATTCGCCGTTTTCTCGGCACTCTTTATCGTCGCGTGGGTGATTGTCACGGTCAGTGCGTTCGCACTCGCAAGCCCTTTTGGCATCGAGACCGGTGCCGGTTCAGCCACCTTTCTTTTGATCAATGGCGTTTTCACGACGGCCGCGGCATTACTGATCGGGTGGCTTTGTGCCCGGACTTTTGAGAGGCTCCCGTTCAGTTCGCTCGGTGCGTCGTTCTCGTCCGGATGGTTGCAGAACCTTGCTATCGGCAGTCTGCTCGGAGCGGCGACGCTGTCGCTGGCGATCGGGATCGCCTGGGCTTTTGGCGGCGTGTCATTTGCAATGAATCAGGCCGGAGCGTCTGCGATCCTGCAAACGTTGGCTCTCACATTCGCAGTCTTTTTTGCGGCCGGAGCCGCCGAGGAGGCGCTCTTTCGCGGTTACATCTTTCAGACGTTCGACCGCTCGCGGCTGACGCTTTTTGCGATCGTGCTAACCTCGCTGCTCTTTGCGACCGTCCACAATGCCAACCCGAACGCGTCGGTTTTCTCGTGGAGTAACACTTTTCTGGCGGGCATCTGGTTTGCCGTCGCTTACCTCCGGACGCGCGACCTCTGGTTCGCGACCGGGCTGCACGTAATGTGGAACTGGATGCAGGGAGCCTTTTTCGGGATTGAAGTGAGCGGGCTGAAAGAGCTTATTCCCGCACCATTTTTGGTAAAGGCGGACGCCGGCCCGGTCTGGCTGACCGGCGGCGACTACGGGCTCGAGGGCGGCATTGCATGCACCGTTGCCTTGCTTTTTTCGACCGCATTGATCTGGTTCGTTCCGGGGCTTAAGCGGTCTGGATCTTGA
- a CDS encoding HAMP domain-containing protein — protein sequence MAKTKDKPDRRKTAILTGIFVVVSFVVLFLLQTSNLWKDFSVQTASDTLLLYALSSLNFFAFIIFGFIFLRSVLKLVRERRQLQLGSRIKTRLFLYFFAISLLPIVAMAGFSYLFMNRAIERWFSQIPENVLTQARDEAIADHAAGLLRDARALSAAVGSRELSEADLDRIAEAANLSHIEIIDGSGAVIAAATRLSSPERKAELDDLIARSKSGSLPEVYISETGGFDAVTTGLAEGRKLRIVPNKRSGEIAGQSFQESLVEFDRMKEQQITVRQLGFLTLGVLTFLLIFASSWTAIYVARGLTDPIKALAEGAREIAKGNLGHRVDAPAEDELALLVGAFNEMSGKLEESSAEIRERRRYIETVLDSLPTGVVSLDANGRVTTINRAAVRMLKLETADFKGLELATLLGEENRRVIETLVSRARRIGHASDQTQLRPENEATADAVEIPVAITATALENEAGAVVVIEDLSELIAAQRASAWQEVARRMAHEIKNPLTPIQLSAERIAKRFAESNGTAEDIHTTDGQTVKVIRDGTSTIIREVQSLKTMVDEFSRFARLPNAKPQPGDLNEMIRQAAAMYEDRSDEAKLEAELAAGLPPSMLDAEQIKRVFVNLIENAYEAFEEHGDGNLIRISTRYEPARDIIVAEVTDNGKGIQPADLQRLFQPYFSTKGRGTGLGLAIVQRIISEHSGKIIAAVNKPKGSRFIIELPL from the coding sequence ATGGCGAAGACAAAGGACAAACCCGACCGGCGAAAAACGGCGATCCTTACCGGGATCTTCGTCGTCGTTTCGTTCGTCGTGCTTTTTCTTTTGCAGACGTCGAACCTCTGGAAAGATTTTTCGGTCCAAACGGCGAGCGACACGCTTCTCCTCTACGCACTTTCGTCGCTCAACTTTTTTGCCTTCATAATCTTCGGATTTATCTTTCTCCGCAGCGTGCTCAAGCTCGTCCGCGAGCGGCGACAGCTTCAGCTCGGTTCGCGGATAAAGACGCGGCTCTTTCTATATTTTTTCGCTATCAGCCTTTTGCCGATCGTGGCGATGGCGGGGTTTTCATATCTTTTTATGAACCGAGCGATCGAGCGCTGGTTCTCGCAGATTCCGGAGAACGTGCTGACCCAGGCCCGCGATGAGGCGATCGCTGACCACGCTGCCGGATTGCTCCGCGACGCTCGTGCTCTTTCTGCGGCGGTCGGCAGTCGGGAACTATCGGAGGCCGATCTCGACCGGATCGCGGAGGCGGCAAATCTCTCGCACATTGAAATCATTGATGGCAGTGGTGCCGTCATCGCGGCGGCAACTCGTCTAAGCTCACCGGAGCGAAAGGCTGAACTCGACGATCTTATAGCGAGATCGAAAAGTGGAAGCCTGCCTGAGGTTTATATCAGCGAGACCGGCGGCTTTGATGCCGTGACCACCGGTCTTGCCGAGGGCAGAAAGCTGCGGATCGTTCCGAACAAGCGTTCCGGCGAGATCGCGGGCCAGAGCTTTCAGGAATCGCTCGTTGAGTTTGACCGGATGAAGGAGCAGCAGATCACCGTCCGCCAGCTCGGCTTTCTTACGCTTGGCGTGCTTACATTTTTGCTCATTTTCGCCTCATCGTGGACGGCGATCTACGTCGCCCGCGGTCTGACCGACCCGATCAAAGCTCTTGCCGAAGGTGCGCGCGAGATCGCTAAAGGAAATCTTGGTCATCGCGTTGACGCACCGGCCGAGGACGAACTCGCCTTGCTGGTCGGGGCGTTCAATGAGATGTCCGGCAAGCTCGAGGAAAGCTCGGCGGAGATCCGAGAGCGGCGGCGGTATATCGAGACCGTGCTCGATTCGCTCCCGACCGGTGTCGTTTCGCTCGATGCCAACGGTCGCGTTACGACGATCAACCGTGCGGCGGTTCGGATGCTGAAGCTAGAAACGGCGGATTTCAAGGGGCTCGAGCTCGCGACGCTACTCGGCGAAGAGAACCGTCGGGTTATCGAGACGCTCGTCTCGCGGGCAAGGCGGATTGGGCACGCGTCGGACCAGACGCAGCTTCGGCCCGAGAATGAAGCGACGGCCGATGCGGTCGAGATACCGGTCGCAATAACGGCGACGGCCCTTGAGAACGAAGCCGGTGCGGTGGTCGTTATCGAAGACCTCTCGGAACTCATCGCCGCACAGCGGGCCTCGGCATGGCAGGAAGTGGCACGCCGAATGGCGCACGAGATCAAGAATCCGCTTACCCCGATTCAGCTTTCAGCCGAGCGGATCGCAAAGCGTTTTGCCGAGTCGAACGGAACCGCAGAAGATATCCACACCACCGACGGCCAGACCGTAAAGGTGATCCGCGACGGCACGAGCACCATAATCCGCGAGGTGCAGTCGCTGAAGACGATGGTCGATGAGTTTTCGCGATTTGCCCGTTTGCCGAACGCCAAGCCGCAACCCGGCGACCTCAACGAGATGATCCGCCAGGCGGCGGCAATGTACGAAGATCGTAGCGACGAAGCAAAACTTGAGGCCGAACTCGCCGCTGGCCTGCCGCCGTCGATGCTCGACGCCGAGCAGATCAAGCGCGTTTTTGTTAACCTGATCGAGAACGCCTACGAGGCATTTGAAGAGCACGGCGACGGCAACTTGATCAGGATCTCGACCCGCTACGAACCGGCACGCGATATAATCGTTGCCGAGGTGACCGACAACGGAAAGGGAATTCAGCCGGCCGACCTCCAGCGGCTCTTTCAGCCATATTTTTCGACCAAGGGCCGCGGAACCGGCCTCGGACTCGCGATAGTCCAGCGTATTATCAGCGAACACAGCGGCAAAATAATCGCCGCAGTAAATAAGCCTAAAGGCTCAAGGTTTATCATCGAACTGCCGCTCTAA